The proteins below are encoded in one region of Silene latifolia isolate original U9 population chromosome 2, ASM4854445v1, whole genome shotgun sequence:
- the LOC141641020 gene encoding uncharacterized protein LOC141641020 translates to MDKVTWYPWVLNQWIIPKQAFLCWLIAHQRLTTQDRLLRMHIIQSNMCFLCGLQEESHDRLFFSCAFSQRFRELIANWCMIELPCSEVIQWWVQLRDHSACRKKIIAVILASIMYNIWNVRNVSRVDGFVSRPECLLQRVKTEVKMRVG, encoded by the coding sequence ATGGACAAGGTGACGTGGTATCCATGGGTGCTAAATCAGTGGATCATTCCTAAACAGGCTTTCTTGTGTTGGTTGATTGCTCATCAGAGATTAACAACTCAGGATAGGCTGCTTAGAATGCACATTATTCAGAGTAACATGTGTTTTCTGTGTGGATTACAAGAAGAGTCTCATGATCGTCTCTTCTTCTCATGTGCTTTCAGTCAAAGATTCAGAGAGTTAATTGCTAATTGGTGTATGATTGAGTTGCCATGTTCAGAGGTGATTCAGTGGTGGGTTCAGTTGCGAGACCATAGTGCTTGCAGGAAGAAGATTATAGCAGTGATATTAGCAAGCATAATGTATAATATCTGGAATGTACGAAATGTTAGCAGGGTGGATGGTTTTGTCAGCAGACCTGAGTGTCTTCTGCAACGGGTCAAGACTGAGGTGAAAATGCGCGTAGGATAG